A stretch of Candidatus Eisenbacteria bacterium DNA encodes these proteins:
- a CDS encoding ABC transporter permease, with protein sequence MRYLLKRLGFYALAAWTAVTVNFILPRLMPGDPATTLFARFKGKLSPESIDALRAAFGLTEAPLWSQYLTYLSHLLRGELGISLAYFPSPVSELIGTALGWTLLVAGSAVLVSYGVGTLLGIAAAWWRRGVLDTWLPSGLVFLGSFPYFWLAMAALYVLGFGLRWFPLGHAYSDDAIPGWTAAFALDVLRHAALPIATVALAAVGGWLLSMRNTMITVLGSDFVSLAHAKGLHPARVVLRYAARNALLPSVTGLGMALGFVLGGTLLTEIVFSYPGQGYLLVQAVRNQDYPLMQGIFLVITLAVLGANWIVDLAILWLDPRARDSTS encoded by the coding sequence ATGCGCTACCTGCTGAAGCGTCTGGGCTTCTACGCGCTGGCAGCATGGACGGCGGTGACGGTGAACTTCATCCTGCCACGTCTGATGCCGGGTGATCCGGCGACGACGCTGTTCGCGCGCTTCAAAGGCAAGCTCTCACCCGAGTCCATCGACGCGCTGCGGGCCGCGTTCGGACTCACCGAGGCCCCGCTCTGGAGCCAGTACCTCACGTATCTCTCGCACCTGCTCCGCGGCGAGCTGGGGATCTCGCTCGCCTACTTCCCCTCGCCGGTTTCCGAGCTGATCGGCACCGCCCTGGGTTGGACGTTGCTCGTGGCGGGAAGCGCGGTGCTGGTGAGCTACGGGGTCGGCACTCTCCTGGGTATTGCGGCGGCGTGGTGGCGACGCGGCGTCCTGGACACCTGGCTGCCTTCGGGCCTGGTGTTCCTGGGATCGTTCCCCTACTTCTGGCTCGCCATGGCAGCGCTTTACGTATTGGGCTTCGGCTTGCGCTGGTTCCCGCTCGGCCACGCGTACTCGGACGATGCGATCCCGGGTTGGACCGCGGCCTTCGCTCTCGATGTGCTGCGCCACGCAGCCCTCCCGATCGCCACCGTGGCGCTGGCCGCCGTCGGCGGCTGGCTGCTGTCCATGCGCAACACGATGATCACGGTGCTGGGCTCCGATTTCGTGAGCCTCGCCCATGCCAAGGGCCTGCATCCAGCGCGCGTGGTGTTGCGCTACGCGGCGCGCAACGCGCTGCTGCCGAGCGTGACGGGCCTCGGCATGGCGCTCGGCTTCGTGCTCGGCGGCACCCTCCTCACCGAGATCGTGTTCAGCTATCCAGGCCAGGGCTACCTGCTGGTGCAGGCGGTGCGCAATCAGGACTATCCGCTCATGCAGGGCATCTTCCTCGTCATCACGCTGGCGGTGCTGGGCGCGAACTGGATCGTGGACCTCGCGATCCTGTGGCTCGACCCACGCGCCCGGGATTCGACGTCGTGA